In one window of Ferriphaselus amnicola DNA:
- the lpxK gene encoding tetraacyldisaccharide 4'-kinase encodes MALERHWTGYTPLHLVLLPLSWLFGALAAARRTLYRLGLLASHALPAPVIIVGNISVGGSGKTPLTLWLAQQLLDAGWHPGIISRGYGGSATHPQEVRKSNTGEQVGDEPLLMAQRELCPVWIGRDRVAAGQALLAAHPECDVILSDDGLQHYRLRRDFEIAVVDGTRRLGNEQLLPAGPLREPVARLLGVDAVVVNGGSAKTGEFAMQLHGQQFYNLLNPTTLAQPADFTEQNVHAVAGIGHPERFFRHLESLGLTITRHPFPDHHPYRTVDLDFSDADAILMTEKDAVKCAAFANEHCWVLRVDAQMNTSLTERILDKINGRQAA; translated from the coding sequence ATGGCGCTGGAACGGCACTGGACTGGCTACACGCCACTGCACCTCGTCCTGCTGCCGCTCAGTTGGCTGTTCGGCGCACTCGCTGCCGCGCGCCGCACACTTTACCGTCTCGGTCTCCTCGCCAGTCACGCCCTGCCCGCTCCCGTCATCATCGTCGGCAACATCAGCGTCGGCGGCAGCGGCAAGACACCGCTGACCTTGTGGCTGGCTCAACAACTGCTGGATGCCGGCTGGCATCCCGGCATCATCAGCCGAGGCTACGGCGGTAGCGCCACCCATCCGCAGGAAGTGCGCAAGTCCAACACTGGCGAACAAGTGGGCGATGAACCGTTACTGATGGCGCAGCGCGAGCTATGCCCAGTATGGATAGGACGTGACCGCGTCGCCGCTGGGCAAGCGCTACTTGCGGCGCACCCCGAATGCGATGTGATCTTGTCCGATGACGGCTTGCAACATTACCGCCTGCGCCGTGATTTCGAGATCGCCGTGGTGGATGGCACCCGCCGCCTTGGTAACGAACAACTCTTGCCCGCCGGCCCTTTACGCGAGCCGGTTGCGCGCTTGCTCGGCGTGGATGCCGTCGTGGTCAACGGCGGCTCAGCCAAGACTGGCGAATTCGCCATGCAGCTGCACGGACAACAGTTCTACAACCTACTCAATCCCACTACGCTGGCGCAGCCCGCTGATTTCACCGAGCAGAACGTGCATGCTGTTGCAGGCATCGGCCACCCCGAGCGCTTCTTCCGCCATCTAGAGTCGCTGGGCCTAACGATCACCCGCCACCCTTTCCCCGACCACCATCCCTACCGCACCGTCGATCTCGACTTCTCCGATGCCGACGCGATACTCATGACGGAGAAAGATGCGGTAAAATGCGCGGCCTTCGCTAATGAGCATTGCTGGGTACTGCGGGTGGACGCGCAGATGAACACCTCACTCACCGAACGAATTCTGGACAAAATCAATGGACGCCAAGCTGCTTGA
- a CDS encoding ExbD/TolR family protein, which produces MNFQRGRSREEPEINLIPMIDILLVILIFMMVTTTYANFSGLQINLPQAGGDTPSAKVNKQINVSVDATENYAIDEKPALYSGVESLAAELHRAAGEDKEPVIVINADAKATHQSVVNIMEAARLAGYSSITFKTEKRSK; this is translated from the coding sequence GTGAACTTCCAGCGTGGCCGCTCCCGCGAAGAGCCGGAGATCAACCTGATCCCGATGATCGACATTCTGCTGGTGATCCTCATCTTCATGATGGTCACCACCACCTACGCCAACTTCTCTGGCTTACAGATCAATCTGCCACAGGCGGGCGGTGACACTCCGTCGGCCAAAGTCAACAAACAGATCAACGTCTCGGTAGATGCAACAGAGAACTACGCCATCGACGAAAAACCGGCGCTGTACTCCGGCGTAGAAAGCTTGGCAGCTGAGCTTCATCGCGCAGCGGGCGAGGACAAAGAGCCGGTCATCGTCATCAATGCCGATGCCAAAGCCACGCATCAGTCCGTGGTCAACATCATGGAAGCGGCACGCTTGGCCGGCTATAGCAGCATCACCTTCAAGACCGAGAAACGTAGCAAATAG
- a CDS encoding MotA/TolQ/ExbB proton channel family protein: MFAIVEAAGWPIWLLIISSIVAVALIAERLMFLRNKTVAPPDLLNQVVKELGQHGVTDTMLARLSTHSPLGRIFAAGLKNVKSTPEVMKDSIEEAGRATSHELERFLTTLGTVASISPLLGLFGTVVGMIEIFGSQTAAGNTPAILAHGISVALYNTAFGLIVAVPSMIFYRHFRAKVDTLTIEMEQQAIKLVEIVHGERKD, from the coding sequence GTGTTTGCCATCGTTGAAGCGGCCGGCTGGCCGATCTGGTTGTTGATTATCTCCTCTATCGTTGCCGTCGCGCTCATCGCCGAGCGGCTGATGTTCCTGCGCAACAAGACCGTCGCACCACCCGATCTGCTGAATCAGGTGGTCAAGGAATTGGGACAGCATGGCGTCACCGACACGATGCTGGCGCGCCTTTCTACCCACTCGCCGTTGGGACGCATCTTTGCGGCTGGGCTAAAGAATGTAAAAAGTACGCCTGAGGTGATGAAGGATTCCATCGAAGAAGCCGGACGTGCCACATCGCACGAGCTGGAGCGCTTCCTCACCACGCTGGGTACGGTCGCTTCGATCAGCCCCTTACTCGGCCTTTTCGGTACTGTGGTCGGCATGATCGAGATCTTCGGCTCGCAAACTGCTGCCGGCAATACGCCCGCCATCCTCGCTCATGGCATTTCGGTGGCACTGTACAACACCGCGTTCGGCCTGATTGTGGCCGTACCCAGCATGATCTTCTACCGCCATTTCCGCGCCAAGGTCGATACACTGACCATCGAGATGGAACAGCAGGCGATCAAGTTGGTCGAGATCGTCCACGGCGAACGCAAGGATTAA
- the xseA gene encoding exodeoxyribonuclease VII large subunit, with protein MNSELFFEDKNRVFRVRDLTRLVRQLLEGGLPLMWVKGEISNFTNAASGHWYLSLKDEQAQVRCVMFRNRNQFLDWQPRNGSQVEVLALATLYEARGDFQLTIEQMRPAGLGALYEAFERLKRKLEAEGLFDAARKRALPVYPGRIGLVTSPQAAALRDVLTTLHKRMPAIPVVLYPVPVQGEGAAAKIAQAIAAANRRAECDVLIVCRGGGSIEDLWAFNEEVVARAIAESEIPTISGVGHETDFTISDFVADLRAATPTAAAQAATPDRATLQQRMQQAAQRLVRSQQGQLQRSMQQLDYLQRCLVHPAARAQQQRQHLEHLRQRLSGALAYGVQRQHWRWQTASRRLIAIRPDLATQQQRQAELAVRLRVAAQRLLSQRQERLDTLAQHLSYLDPRQVLARGYSLVQDEQGRVVINSAKLKAGDELNITFARGSARVGVREAGKA; from the coding sequence ATGAATTCTGAACTCTTTTTTGAAGACAAGAACCGGGTTTTTCGTGTAAGGGATCTCACGCGGTTGGTGCGCCAGTTGTTAGAAGGCGGCTTGCCGCTGATGTGGGTGAAAGGCGAGATTTCCAACTTCACCAACGCTGCTTCCGGCCACTGGTATCTGTCGCTCAAAGACGAGCAAGCGCAGGTGCGTTGCGTCATGTTCCGCAATCGAAACCAGTTTCTAGACTGGCAGCCGCGCAATGGTTCTCAAGTCGAAGTGCTGGCGCTGGCCACCTTGTACGAAGCGCGCGGTGACTTCCAGCTCACCATCGAACAAATGCGTCCGGCGGGGTTGGGCGCACTGTACGAAGCGTTCGAGCGACTCAAGCGCAAACTGGAAGCGGAAGGGCTATTCGATGCCGCCCGCAAACGCGCCTTGCCCGTTTACCCGGGCCGCATCGGTCTGGTCACCTCGCCTCAGGCGGCGGCGCTGCGTGATGTGTTGACCACATTGCACAAGCGCATGCCCGCCATTCCTGTCGTGCTCTATCCGGTGCCGGTGCAGGGCGAGGGCGCGGCGGCGAAGATCGCCCAGGCTATCGCCGCCGCCAATCGGCGAGCCGAGTGCGATGTGCTGATCGTTTGTCGAGGCGGTGGAAGTATCGAAGATCTGTGGGCGTTCAACGAGGAAGTGGTGGCGCGCGCCATCGCGGAGAGCGAGATTCCTACCATCAGCGGTGTCGGTCACGAGACCGATTTCACCATCAGTGATTTCGTCGCCGATCTGCGCGCTGCGACACCGACCGCCGCCGCGCAAGCCGCTACGCCGGACCGCGCCACCTTGCAGCAGCGGATGCAACAAGCTGCACAGCGGCTGGTGCGCAGCCAACAAGGTCAACTCCAGCGTTCCATGCAGCAACTGGATTATTTGCAACGGTGCTTGGTGCATCCGGCAGCGCGGGCGCAGCAACAGCGCCAGCATTTGGAGCATCTACGCCAACGCTTGAGCGGCGCATTGGCATACGGTGTGCAGCGCCAGCACTGGCGCTGGCAGACAGCCAGTCGCCGCTTGATCGCCATCCGTCCCGATCTCGCCACGCAGCAACAACGTCAGGCCGAACTTGCCGTCCGCCTACGTGTCGCTGCGCAACGCTTGCTCAGTCAGCGACAAGAGCGACTAGATACGCTCGCGCAACACCTGAGCTACCTCGATCCCCGCCAAGTGCTGGCGCGCGGCTACAGTCTGGTGCAAGACGAGCAGGGGCGGGTGGTGATCAATAGCGCGAAACTCAAGGCGGGCGACGAGTTGAACATCACCTTCGCGCGAGGCTCGGCTAGGGTCGGGGTGCGTGAAGCAGGGAAAGCCTAG
- a CDS encoding methyltransferase domain-containing protein produces the protein MKLCLACHHSFDRSDWVCPQCGAVPVERGGFPSFAPELAAQNDGFDPELFQRYAKVEADNFWFVARNELLKREMLRHFPNPAKILEIGCGTGFVLQNIRATYPEAALSGSDIFTEGLGFAAQRVPSASLLQMDATAIPFQEEFDLIGSFDVLEHIDDDTRALAQMRDALKPGGGVVFTVPQHPSLWSRMDEYAHHKRRYTRTELLEKMTGVGFEVEYVTSFVSLLLPAMWASRVMQRNAPPAADGMDDGLRISPVLNSLFGGLMKVERAVMGAGLTFPAGGSLLVVGRKPA, from the coding sequence ATGAAACTGTGCTTAGCCTGCCATCACTCGTTTGACCGTTCCGACTGGGTTTGCCCGCAGTGTGGGGCGGTGCCTGTGGAGCGCGGTGGTTTTCCGTCGTTCGCGCCGGAGTTGGCGGCGCAGAACGATGGTTTCGATCCCGAGTTGTTCCAGCGTTACGCCAAGGTCGAGGCGGACAATTTCTGGTTCGTGGCGCGTAACGAGTTGCTCAAGCGCGAGATGCTGCGCCACTTCCCGAATCCGGCAAAGATTCTGGAGATCGGTTGCGGCACGGGCTTTGTGTTGCAAAACATCCGTGCCACTTATCCCGAGGCGGCGCTTTCTGGCAGCGATATCTTCACCGAAGGCTTGGGCTTCGCGGCGCAGCGCGTACCGTCTGCCAGTTTGTTGCAAATGGATGCGACCGCGATTCCCTTCCAAGAAGAGTTCGATCTGATCGGCTCGTTCGACGTGCTGGAGCACATCGACGACGACACGCGCGCACTGGCGCAGATGCGTGATGCTCTCAAGCCGGGCGGCGGGGTGGTCTTCACTGTGCCGCAACATCCCTCGCTGTGGAGTCGGATGGACGAATACGCGCACCATAAGCGTCGCTACACCCGTACCGAGCTTCTGGAGAAGATGACCGGTGTCGGTTTCGAGGTCGAATACGTCACGTCTTTCGTGTCGCTGTTGTTGCCCGCGATGTGGGCATCGCGGGTGATGCAGCGCAACGCGCCGCCTGCCGCCGATGGCATGGATGATGGCTTGCGCATCAGCCCCGTGCTCAATAGCCTGTTCGGCGGACTGATGAAGGTCGAGCGCGCCGTGATGGGCGCTGGCTTGACCTTCCCGGCGGGCGGCTCCCTGCTGGTGGTAGGAAGGAAGCCCGCATGA
- a CDS encoding glycosyltransferase family 39 protein codes for MREGLSKRGWWLLIFAVAIIWFSNLEYRLLVKPDEGRYAEIPREMVASGDWVTPRLNNLKYFEKPPLQYWATAVAYEAFGEHQWTSRLWAALTGFLGLLLTWYTGMRLFGRTAASYATLLLGSSLLFVGMAHINTLDMGVTFFVTLGLFALMLAQRNPYSVPQRRGWMLLAWAAMALAVLSKGLMGIILPGTALFIYIAIQREWALLKRLHLVSGLLLFLAICAPWFYLVMKANPEFFQRFFIYEHYTRFTTKDLGRYQPWYYFVPILILGAMPWTLLMFDTLLRTWRDSVCSVRDFNPERFLLVWIVFVYVFFSVSGSKLPSYLLPMFPPMALLMGQRLATIEPERLFRLLLPILALAGVAVSLAPMMAKLADYPEQAALYAAYARWVEGAALIWLAAMLIGSLLLRRGSKFAAVLVISLGSLLAYQVVLSGYNAAARERNGIHIAETIRPLIKPEMPLYQVWTYEQTIPFYLKRTFTLVQYQDEMAFGIQQEPERWIPTIEQFAPIWRDQSEALAIMPIYTYPMLQKLELPMKVVYQDYQFVVVSRK; via the coding sequence ATGAGGGAAGGTTTGAGTAAGCGCGGCTGGTGGCTGCTGATCTTTGCGGTCGCCATCATCTGGTTCTCCAATCTCGAATACCGTTTGCTGGTCAAGCCGGACGAAGGTCGTTACGCCGAGATTCCGCGCGAGATGGTCGCCAGTGGAGACTGGGTTACGCCGCGCCTGAACAATCTCAAATACTTCGAGAAGCCTCCACTGCAATACTGGGCGACAGCGGTTGCTTACGAGGCGTTCGGCGAACATCAATGGACATCCCGCTTGTGGGCGGCGCTGACAGGTTTCCTCGGTCTGCTGCTGACTTGGTACACCGGCATGCGCCTGTTCGGACGCACGGCGGCCAGTTATGCCACGTTGTTGTTGGGCAGCAGTTTGCTGTTCGTCGGCATGGCGCATATCAACACGCTCGATATGGGCGTGACTTTCTTCGTTACGCTCGGCTTGTTCGCCCTGATGCTGGCGCAACGCAATCCGTATAGCGTGCCGCAACGGCGTGGCTGGATGCTGCTGGCCTGGGCGGCGATGGCGCTGGCGGTGTTGAGCAAAGGCTTGATGGGCATCATTCTGCCGGGTACGGCCTTGTTCATCTATATCGCCATCCAGCGTGAATGGGCGCTGCTGAAGCGTTTGCATCTGGTGAGCGGTTTGTTGCTGTTCCTCGCCATTTGCGCGCCGTGGTTCTATCTGGTGATGAAGGCCAACCCCGAATTCTTCCAGCGCTTCTTCATCTACGAGCACTACACTCGCTTCACCACGAAAGACCTCGGGCGCTACCAGCCTTGGTACTACTTTGTCCCCATCTTGATCCTAGGGGCGATGCCGTGGACGCTGTTGATGTTTGACACCTTGCTGCGGACTTGGCGCGACAGCGTTTGCTCTGTGCGTGACTTCAATCCCGAACGCTTCCTGTTAGTGTGGATCGTGTTCGTCTATGTGTTCTTTTCGGTCTCGGGTTCCAAGCTACCGTCGTATTTGCTGCCGATGTTCCCGCCGATGGCCTTGCTGATGGGGCAACGGTTGGCCACCATCGAGCCCGAGCGCTTGTTCCGCTTGCTGCTGCCGATCTTGGCGTTGGCTGGAGTGGCCGTGAGTTTGGCTCCGATGATGGCAAAACTCGCCGATTACCCCGAGCAAGCTGCACTGTATGCGGCTTATGCTCGGTGGGTCGAAGGTGCTGCGCTCATTTGGTTGGCAGCAATGTTGATCGGCTCTTTGCTGCTGCGACGTGGCAGCAAGTTTGCGGCGGTGCTGGTGATCTCGCTCGGCTCCTTGCTGGCTTATCAAGTGGTGTTGTCTGGGTATAACGCTGCGGCCCGCGAGCGTAATGGCATCCACATCGCCGAAACTATCCGCCCGTTGATCAAGCCGGAAATGCCGCTGTATCAGGTGTGGACATACGAGCAGACCATTCCGTTCTACCTCAAGCGCACCTTCACTTTAGTGCAGTATCAAGATGAGATGGCCTTCGGCATCCAGCAAGAGCCGGAGCGCTGGATTCCTACCATCGAGCAGTTCGCCCCGATCTGGCGCGACCAATCGGAGGCGTTGGCGATCATGCCGATTTACACCTACCCGATGCTGCAAAAGCTGGAGCTGCCGATGAAGGTGGTATATCAAGACTACCAATTCGTAGTGGTGAGCCGGAAATAA
- a CDS encoding DegT/DnrJ/EryC1/StrS family aminotransferase: MTEFLPFTRPHVDEAAIAAVGEVLRSGWITSGPKVAEFEKQLSEYFGGRPVRTFNSGTCTMEIALRIAGIGPGDEVITTPISWVATANVILEVGATPVFADIDPITRNIDLDKLEAAITPRTRAIIPVYLSGLPVDMDRLYAIAAKHNLRVVEDAAQAIGSTWRGKRIGSFGDFVSFSFQANKNLTTTEGGCLVLNNEDEALLAEKYRLQGVTRSGFDGIEVDVLGGKYNMTDVAAVIGLNQLPQLPAITARRHALAQHYFTSFGAGFEAETGVQLPVQNFETTNWHMFQIVLPEGVLRADFMGKMKERQIGCGVHYPPIHLLQLYRERGFHEGLFPVAESVGRRIVTLPLFPKMSETDVERVVLAVRESLS; encoded by the coding sequence ATGACCGAATTTCTCCCCTTCACCCGCCCCCATGTGGACGAAGCCGCCATCGCTGCCGTCGGCGAGGTGCTGCGTTCCGGCTGGATCACCAGCGGCCCCAAGGTCGCCGAGTTCGAGAAGCAACTGTCCGAGTATTTTGGTGGTCGTCCGGTGCGCACCTTCAACTCCGGAACGTGCACTATGGAGATCGCCCTGCGCATCGCGGGCATCGGCCCCGGTGACGAAGTCATCACCACGCCCATCTCTTGGGTGGCGACGGCCAATGTCATCCTCGAAGTCGGTGCGACTCCAGTGTTCGCCGACATCGACCCGATAACGCGCAACATCGACCTCGATAAGCTCGAAGCGGCCATCACACCGCGCACCCGCGCCATCATCCCGGTGTACCTGTCCGGCTTGCCGGTGGATATGGACCGGCTGTACGCCATCGCCGCCAAGCACAACTTGCGCGTGGTGGAAGACGCCGCGCAGGCCATCGGTTCGACTTGGCGCGGCAAGCGCATCGGCAGCTTCGGCGATTTCGTGTCATTCAGCTTTCAGGCCAACAAAAATCTCACCACCACCGAAGGCGGCTGCTTGGTGCTGAACAACGAAGACGAGGCACTGCTGGCCGAAAAATATCGATTACAAGGCGTGACGCGCAGCGGCTTCGACGGCATCGAGGTGGACGTACTGGGCGGCAAATACAACATGACCGATGTCGCCGCCGTGATCGGCCTCAACCAGTTGCCGCAACTCCCAGCTATCACCGCACGCCGTCATGCCTTGGCGCAACATTACTTCACCAGCTTCGGCGCGGGGTTTGAGGCGGAGACCGGCGTGCAACTGCCGGTGCAGAATTTTGAAACGACCAACTGGCACATGTTCCAGATCGTCTTGCCGGAAGGTGTTCTGCGCGCCGATTTCATGGGCAAGATGAAAGAACGTCAGATCGGCTGCGGCGTGCATTACCCGCCCATCCACTTGCTCCAACTCTACCGCGAGCGCGGATTTCACGAAGGCCTGTTCCCCGTGGCGGAGAGCGTAGGGCGGCGCATCGTCACCTTGCCGCTGTTTCCCAAAATGAGCGAGACGGACGTGGAACGCGTGGTGCTGGCGGTGCGCGAGTCGCTGAGTTGA
- the ndk gene encoding nucleoside-diphosphate kinase, translating into MAVERTLSIIKPDAVAKNVIGQIYSRFEGAGLKIAASRMAQLSRAEAEGFYAVHAARPFFNDLVNFMISGPVMIQVLEGEGAILKNRELMGATDPKKADKGTIRADFADSIDANAVHGSDAAETAAVEIAYFFPALNVYAR; encoded by the coding sequence ATGGCTGTTGAACGTACCCTTTCGATTATCAAACCCGATGCCGTAGCTAAGAATGTCATCGGTCAAATCTATTCCCGTTTTGAAGGCGCTGGCCTGAAGATCGCCGCTTCGCGTATGGCGCAATTGTCGCGCGCTGAAGCCGAAGGTTTTTACGCAGTGCACGCTGCACGTCCTTTCTTCAATGATCTGGTGAACTTCATGATCTCCGGTCCGGTGATGATCCAAGTGCTGGAAGGCGAAGGCGCGATCCTGAAGAACCGCGAACTAATGGGCGCGACCGATCCTAAGAAGGCTGATAAAGGCACCATTCGCGCCGACTTCGCCGACAGCATCGACGCGAACGCCGTACACGGTTCTGACGCTGCTGAAACTGCAGCTGTGGAGATCGCTTATTTCTTCCCAGCACTGAACGTTTACGCACGTTAA
- the rlmN gene encoding 23S rRNA (adenine(2503)-C(2))-methyltransferase RlmN: MQQNLLDFDLAGLTAWFAEQGEKPFRAKQVFRWVHKAGEPDFEAMSDLALSLRSKLQERATVVAPTVMREELSSDGTRKWLLDVGTGNAVETVFIPETERGTLCVSTQAGCALDCAFCSTGKQGFNRNLSVAEIIGQLWWANREVGKNADGNWPITNVVMMGMGEPLLNFDNTVTALRMMLDDHGYGLSRRRVTVSTSGIVPAMDRLRDECPVALAVSLHAPTDALRDQLVPINQKYPLRELMAACQRYLDKAPRDFVTFEYIMLDGVNDTAKHARELIALTRDVPCKFNLIPFNPFPQAPYKRSPAEAVRRFAEMLIEADIVTTTRKVRGDDIAAACGQLAGQVQDKTKRTGQRIVEFQR, from the coding sequence ATGCAACAAAACCTCCTCGACTTTGATCTGGCCGGACTGACTGCCTGGTTTGCGGAGCAGGGCGAGAAGCCCTTCCGCGCCAAGCAGGTGTTCCGCTGGGTGCACAAGGCCGGGGAGCCCGATTTCGAGGCGATGAGCGATCTTGCGCTCTCGCTACGCAGCAAACTCCAGGAACGCGCCACGGTCGTCGCCCCCACGGTGATGCGCGAAGAGTTGTCTTCTGACGGCACGCGCAAGTGGCTGCTGGATGTGGGCACCGGCAACGCGGTCGAGACCGTGTTCATCCCCGAAACCGAGCGCGGCACGCTGTGCGTCTCGACGCAGGCGGGTTGTGCGCTGGATTGCGCGTTTTGCTCCACTGGCAAGCAAGGTTTCAATCGCAATCTCTCCGTGGCCGAGATCATCGGCCAACTGTGGTGGGCGAACCGCGAAGTTGGTAAGAACGCAGATGGCAACTGGCCGATCACCAATGTGGTGATGATGGGCATGGGCGAGCCCCTGCTGAATTTCGACAACACGGTGACGGCGCTGCGTATGATGCTGGACGATCATGGCTACGGCCTGTCGCGCCGTCGCGTCACGGTTTCGACCTCCGGCATTGTTCCGGCGATGGATAGATTGCGCGACGAGTGTCCGGTGGCGCTAGCGGTGTCGCTGCATGCACCGACCGATGCTTTGCGCGACCAACTCGTGCCGATCAATCAGAAATATCCGCTGCGCGAACTGATGGCCGCTTGCCAGCGCTATCTGGACAAAGCGCCGCGCGATTTTGTTACCTTCGAGTACATCATGCTAGACGGCGTCAACGATACCGCCAAACATGCGCGCGAACTGATCGCGCTGACTCGCGACGTGCCGTGCAAATTCAACCTCATCCCGTTCAATCCCTTCCCGCAAGCGCCTTACAAGCGTTCGCCCGCAGAGGCGGTGCGGCGTTTCGCCGAGATGTTGATTGAGGCCGACATCGTGACGACGACGCGCAAGGTGCGCGGCGACGACATCGCGGCAGCTTGTGGCCAGTTGGCGGGGCAGGTGCAAGACAAGACCAAGCGCACGGGGCAGCGCATCGTGGAGTTTCAGCGATGA
- the pilW gene encoding type IV pilus biogenesis/stability protein PilW has product MRWLSVLAMLVLAGCASQQGNTSDTAGRGLASAKVHTELAALYYERGQYGIALDEIATALNGYRDYSPAYTMRALIQMTLHEDKEAESDFLQSLKLDPASSEAHNNYGWFLCQRGREKESIAEFTAAVKNPLYSTPEKALVNAGLCAHKSGDDKAAEDFLLRALVSSPRLPEALIALAELDFDRGDWAGAKSHFLQFEQVAPEALTPANLWLAVRIERKLARGEAAESYAQQLRKRYPDARETQLMLYGQ; this is encoded by the coding sequence ATGAGATGGCTGTCAGTTCTGGCGATGTTGGTCCTGGCGGGCTGTGCGAGTCAGCAGGGCAATACGTCGGATACGGCGGGGCGGGGGCTGGCGAGCGCTAAAGTACATACCGAGTTGGCGGCGCTGTATTACGAGCGCGGTCAGTATGGCATCGCGTTGGATGAGATTGCCACAGCGCTTAATGGTTACCGTGACTACTCTCCGGCCTACACCATGCGCGCGTTGATCCAGATGACGTTGCATGAGGATAAAGAGGCGGAAAGCGACTTTCTGCAAAGTCTGAAGCTTGATCCGGCTAGTTCGGAGGCGCATAACAACTACGGCTGGTTCTTGTGTCAGCGCGGGCGAGAGAAAGAGTCCATCGCTGAATTCACCGCAGCAGTGAAAAACCCACTGTATTCAACGCCGGAAAAGGCATTGGTGAATGCTGGGCTGTGTGCGCACAAGAGCGGTGATGACAAGGCGGCGGAAGATTTTTTGCTGCGGGCGCTGGTATCGAGTCCTCGTTTGCCTGAGGCGCTGATCGCGTTGGCTGAGCTAGATTTTGATCGAGGAGACTGGGCTGGAGCTAAGTCACACTTTTTGCAATTCGAACAAGTTGCGCCAGAAGCACTGACGCCAGCGAATCTTTGGCTGGCGGTGCGTATCGAGCGCAAACTGGCTAGGGGCGAGGCGGCGGAAAGCTACGCGCAGCAATTGCGCAAGCGCTATCCCGACGCGCGTGAAACTCAATTGATGTTGTATGGACAATGA
- a CDS encoding RodZ domain-containing protein — protein MMDTQIQESNEPNEVSLERPSSVGVALRTAREQQGLSIDDVYGRIKFAPRQIKALEADDFAAIPEGAFLRGFVRSYARMLQLDDKVLIAGLPCATPVVESVVVASTVDVPLPREYDERKATLLKSAGIGAAVLMVLGIGAWSLFGSPSGESAHVDEALSAVSAPVAVSVPLIDSASAPESAPVQAEAVSSTEAIAQAVPVLAPVDQSSAVAVATEAPLRLVFVEGSWAEVRDKRGAMLISQRNPAGSELSFEGEAPFYVAIARVGGVKVYFKGKLVDLTPNTVNGSARMKLE, from the coding sequence ATGATGGATACACAAATTCAGGAAAGCAACGAGCCTAATGAGGTGAGCTTGGAGAGGCCAAGTTCCGTAGGTGTGGCGTTGCGCACGGCGCGTGAACAACAAGGCTTGAGCATCGATGATGTCTATGGTCGCATCAAATTCGCCCCTCGACAGATCAAGGCGCTGGAAGCTGATGATTTTGCTGCGATCCCAGAAGGCGCATTCTTGCGAGGTTTCGTGCGTAGTTACGCGCGCATGCTGCAACTCGATGACAAAGTGCTGATCGCTGGTTTGCCTTGTGCGACACCTGTCGTTGAGTCGGTCGTGGTGGCTTCCACTGTGGATGTGCCTCTGCCTCGTGAATATGACGAACGCAAAGCGACGTTGTTGAAAAGTGCCGGCATCGGCGCAGCGGTATTGATGGTGCTGGGCATAGGTGCGTGGAGTCTCTTCGGATCGCCGAGTGGTGAGTCGGCGCATGTGGATGAGGCGCTGTCAGCGGTGAGCGCCCCTGTCGCCGTTTCAGTTCCTTTGATCGACTCGGCTTCTGCGCCGGAATCTGCGCCCGTGCAGGCTGAAGCCGTATCAAGTACCGAAGCTATCGCACAAGCGGTGCCGGTGCTCGCACCTGTCGATCAGTCCTCCGCAGTGGCAGTGGCTACCGAAGCGCCCTTGCGCTTGGTGTTCGTCGAGGGTTCGTGGGCGGAAGTGCGTGATAAGCGTGGCGCGATGTTGATCTCGCAGCGTAATCCGGCGGGTAGTGAGCTGAGTTTTGAAGGCGAGGCGCCGTTCTATGTAGCGATCGCGCGAGTCGGTGGTGTGAAGGTGTATTTCAAGGGTAAGCTAGTCGATCTCACGCCGAATACCGTCAACGGTTCAGCCCGCATGAAGTTGGAGTGA